Proteins encoded together in one Carya illinoinensis cultivar Pawnee chromosome 3, C.illinoinensisPawnee_v1, whole genome shotgun sequence window:
- the LOC122303612 gene encoding uncharacterized protein LOC122303612: MDKVSSDCPYPGCFFCVMKEGNPSKRRASILKYFRELPSQEDDGQVLPISGLWNTAMAHPNDPEFIELGIFECMAALIWKGLKNRRWLSHDQNIYIPYYAAHIIGSYTMNMEEFAESSVHAGVIPPLVELLRGRLTWVERRVAVRALGHLATYSSTFPAVASHGEILELSIQLAMSSLEIVYSHFYQYIDRRPSYHCDLLTRGMGGVEMESRKAEEWASQLQCWSLQLINCFAFKPEFLPNICTPEFLIKLPGMWGGLVNENSPAGIGLLRTICHHKLGRGPVASCPGIIEALCNIARSSDDWQYMAIDCLIWLLQDPSTCHKVIDKAVPALVDLAEISVLGDHKKLGDSIVNVLQECIQSQGTGRNSLSNRTKEQIEELLNSRQRLKWEKSMPKEDLHIKQAAALVVKLEGNSLFSSGNISGAASKYSEALALCPVRSKKERVVLYSNRAQCHLLLQQPLAAISDATRALCLHNPLNCHAKSLWRRAQAYDMLGIAKESLLDAILFINECSQSNDPDLSLRQNKVPDYAERLVKKQMRAAWLFREAAIKHGGVHCEGDAGGMYGQGTDDSEWETASESEIGNDGRDEMGDEDDGSEWKNDEKDIYDKPSIKDIKRGYKLQLAGDEP, encoded by the exons ATGGATAAAGTATCATCTGACTGTCCGTACCCAGGATGCTTTTTCTGCGTTATGAAGGAAGGGAATCCGAGTAAGCGCAGAGCAAGTATTCTGAAGTATTTTAGAGAACTTCCTTCACAGGAGGATGATGGTCAGGTTCTCCCAATCAGTGGTCTTTGGAACACTGCTATGGCACATCCAAATGACCCAGAGTTCATCGAGTTGGGAATTTTTGAATGCATGGCTGCACTCATATGGAAGGGCCTAAAAAATCGCCGTTGGCTTTCTCATgaccaaaacatatatattcctTATTATGCAGCTCATATTATTGGATCCTATACCATGAACATGGAAGAGTTTGCCGAAAGTTCTGTTCATGCTGGAGTGATCCCTCCCTTAGTTGAACTTTTAAGAGGTAGGTTGACTTGGGTTGAACGAAGAGTAGCAGTTCGAGCTTTAGGACATTTGGCTACATATTCCAGCACTTTTCCTGCTGTAGCAAGTCATGGAGAGATTCTTGAGCTTTCTATTCAACTAGCAATGAGTTCCCTGGAAATAGTTTACTCACACTTTTACCAGTACATTGATAGAAGGCCCAGCTATCACTGTGATCTTCTTACACGTGGCATGGGTGGTGTTGAAATGGAGTCCAGGAAGGCAGAGGAATGGGCAAGTCAGTTACAGTGCTGGTCCCTTCAGCTCATTAATTGCTTTGCTTTTAAACCAGAGTTTCTCCCTAATATATGTACGCCTGAATTCTTAATAAAGCTACCAGGCATGTGGGGTGGACTTGTTAATGAAAACTCACCTGCTGGGATTGGTTTATTAAGAACAATCTGCCATCATAAGCTGGGCAGGGGACCTGTTGCTAGCTGTCCTGGCATCATTGAAGCCTTGTGCAATATTGCGCGATCTTCAGATGACTGGCAATATATGGCTATAGATTGTCTTATCTGGTTACTACAAGACCCCAGTACATGTCATAAG GTGATAGATAAGGCAGTACCAGCACTAGTAGACCTTGCAGAAATATCAGTGCTAGGTGATCACAAGAAGCTTGGTGATTCCATTGTAAATGTTCTTCAGGAATGCATCCAGTCCCAAGGGACTGGACGCAACTCTCTCAGCAACCGCACAAAAGAACAGATCGAGGAGCTACTAAATTCTAGGCAGAGATTGAAATGGGAAAAGAGTATGCCAAAAGAAGATCTCCACATTAAACAGGCTGCAGCACTAGTGGTCAAGCTTGAAGGAAATTCCCTGTTTTCATCAGGAAATATATCTGGAGCTGCATCGAAGTACTCAGAAGCATTGGCATTGTGTCCAGTGAGatccaaaaaagagagagttgttTTGTACAGTAATCGTGCTCAGTGTCATCTTCTGTTGCAACAGCCCCTGGCTGCCATAAGTGATGCTACACGTGCTCTTTGTCTTCACAACCCTCTTAACTGTCATGCAAAGAGCCTGTGGAGAAGAGCTCAGGCATACGACATGCTAGGCATAGCTAAGGAGAGCTTGTTGGATGCCATTCTATTCATAAATGAGTGCTCTCAGTCAAATGACCCTGATCTATCATTGAGACAAAATAAGGTTCCTGACTATGCTGAACGATTAGTGAAGAAGCAGATGCGTGCAGCTTGGTTATTTAGGGAGGCAGCTATCAAACATGGGGGTGTACACTGTGAGGGTGATGCTGGTGGCATGTATGGCCAAGGTACTGACGATTCTGAGTGGGAGACAGCTAGTGAAAGTGAAATAGGAAATGATGGAAGGGATGAGATGGGGGATGAAGATGATGGTAGTGAATGGAAGAATGATGAGAAAGATATATATGATAAACCCTCAATAAAAG ATATAAAGCGTGGATACAAGCTGCAGCTTGCCGGGGATGAACCATGA